A window of Desulfobulbaceae bacterium genomic DNA:
ATTGGTAGTTGTACGAATTCTTCGTATGAGGACATCGGCAAGGCCGCTGATGTGGCAAGGCAGGCACTCGCCAATGGTTTGACAGCCAAGAGTCGTTTTTTTATTAGTCCCGGCTCTGAGCAGATCAGGGCTACTGTTGAGCGAGATGGGCTGCTCGACCCCTTACGGTCAATCGGAGGTGTTGTCTTGGCTAATGCCTGCGGACCTTGCATTGGGCAATGGCAACGAATGGATTTTACTTCAAATGAAAAAAATTCGATTATTACGTCATTTAATCGCAATTTTAAGAGCAGAGCTGATGGGAATCCTTCAACCCTTGCTTTTATAGGTAGTCCTGAAATGGTTACTGCGATGGTAATTGCCGGTAAGATAACCTTCGATCCCAGTGTTGACACGATTGATGGAGTGAAATTGACTCCCCCTATTGCTGAGTCTTTGCCTGTTCATGGTTTTGATGCCGGCAAGAACACCTATGAGGCACCATCAACAAATCCTGATTCGGTTCAGGTTGAGGTTGATCCGGCCAGTGATAGACTACAACTGCTTGCGCCTTTTGAGCCCTGGGATGGCTATGATTTTACGGATCTTGTGGTCCTGCTTAAAGCTGATGGTAAATGTACCACGGATCATATTTCACCTGCAGGTTCGTGGCTTCGTTTTCGAGGGCATTTGGATAACATCTCTGACAACATGTTTATTGGCGCTGCTAATGTGTTTGCCCAGGAAGCTGGTAAAGGGGTCAATGTTCTTACCGGCGAAAAGGAGGTAGGCTTATCGAGTATAGCTCGTGATTATAAAGCCAAGGGACAGTCCTGGGTCTCCATCGGTGATGAGAACTATGGTGAAGGGTCCAGCCGAGAACATGCTGCCATGGAGCCAAGGTTTCTTGGCATAAAGGCTGTTATTGTCAGAAGCTTTGCCCGTATTCATGAGACGAATTTAAAGAAGCAGGGTGTATTGCCTATGACATTTGCTGATCCTGCAGATTATGACAAAATCAGGTTTGATGATCGTATCAGTATCAAAGGTATTACACTGCTGAAGCCAGGAACTCAATTGTCTGTTGAACTAACGCACAGCGATGGGACGACTGAAATGTTTCCGGTGAATCATTCCATGTCCGAACAGCAGATTGAGTGGTTTAAGGCCGGTTCGGCCTTGAATATGATTGCAGCGCAGAAGAAGGATTAGTCGACAATGTCTGGAGATGTTTTTGCAGTTGTGCTTGCCGCCGGCAAGGGAACTCGAATGAAGTCTGATATGGCCAAGGTATTACACGTGGTTTTTTTTGCACCTATGGTAAATCATGTGATTGACATGTTGCAACAGATTACCCTTGAGAAAATCGTAGTTGTTACTGGTCACCAGCATAAAAGAGTGGAAGAGTCACTGTCTCATTACGATGTTGTATTTGCCAGGCAAAAAGAGCAGTTGGGAACAGGGCATGCTGTGCTTTCTGCTCAACCGTATCTCCGCTCAGGAAAAGGTACTGTTCTAATTTTGTGTGGGGATACACCTCTCGTTAAGGCGGAGACCTTGAAGTCGATGCTTGCTGAACATGAATCTAAAGGGGCTGCTCTCTCGGTGATGACTACCATTTTGTCGGACCCGACAAATTATGGTAGAGTTATTACAGATGATTCTGGTTCAGTTCTGAAAATTGTTGAAGAAAAAGATGCCTCAGTTGATGAGCGATTGGTACAAGAGGTTAATGCCGGCATTTACTGCGTTGAGCTGGATTTTTTATTCGGTGCCCTTCAAAAGGTCGGTACGGACAATGCCCAAGGGGAAGTCTATTTGACTGATATTGTGCAGATAGCCTGCAATGAGGGTAGGCAGGTGACCAAGTTTTTATGTGGGGATCCCCTTGAAATTACAGGGGTTAATTCTCGTGTGGAGTTGGCGGTTGCGCACAAGATACTGCAGCAACGTCGCAACCGTGATCTCATGCTTCAAGGAATAAGTATGTATGATCCTGAAACTACCTGCATAGAGCCCTCTGTTTCTGTTGGCCAAGATACGTTGATATATGGTAATTGTCATTTGTCAGGCGCGACGACTATCGGAGCTGGTGTAACGATTGAACCCTTCGTGAACTTACACGATCGTACTATTGGTGATGGGTGTCTTGTCAAGTCATTTACCTATGCGACTGGGAACCATTTAGCCTGATAAATAAATCAAATACGTTGCTTTATTGTCTGATTGTAATAAATACCTTCAGTTGGTAAATATTAAGTGACGACCTGTTAGAACTTATGGAGATATACTTATGGAAAAAGAAACATTATCAAAACTAGAAACCGTGGTTCAGAAAATGCTCGGCAATATAGACCAATTAA
This region includes:
- a CDS encoding NTP transferase domain-containing protein, with the protein product MSGDVFAVVLAAGKGTRMKSDMAKVLHVVFFAPMVNHVIDMLQQITLEKIVVVTGHQHKRVEESLSHYDVVFARQKEQLGTGHAVLSAQPYLRSGKGTVLILCGDTPLVKAETLKSMLAEHESKGAALSVMTTILSDPTNYGRVITDDSGSVLKIVEEKDASVDERLVQEVNAGIYCVELDFLFGALQKVGTDNAQGEVYLTDIVQIACNEGRQVTKFLCGDPLEITGVNSRVELAVAHKILQQRRNRDLMLQGISMYDPETTCIEPSVSVGQDTLIYGNCHLSGATTIGAGVTIEPFVNLHDRTIGDGCLVKSFTYATGNHLA
- a CDS encoding aconitate hydratase, translated to MIRDFDMIKRVYEGMGAKQDSARKLFGRPLTLSEKILVAHLAHDLTEVPERHKTYVMLNPDRVAMQDATAQMALLQFVQSGCKQVAVPSTVHCDHLITAQKGNNNDLPVAIEKNKEVYAFLRSVSSKYGIGFWGPGSGIIHQIIIENYAFPGGLLIGTDSHTPNAGGLGMISVGVGGADAVDVMAGMDWELSWPGVIGVKLTGSLKGWAAPKDVILRLLDILTVKGGTGKIIEYFGPGVSSLSCTGKATITNMGAELGATNSVFPYDQKMAEYLIATEREELAELANQYKAQLTADIQVYDNPEQYYDRIIEIDLDTLEPYVVGPFSPDLAHPVSRMKEDAAKEGYPEELKVGLIGSCTNSSYEDIGKAADVARQALANGLTAKSRFFISPGSEQIRATVERDGLLDPLRSIGGVVLANACGPCIGQWQRMDFTSNEKNSIITSFNRNFKSRADGNPSTLAFIGSPEMVTAMVIAGKITFDPSVDTIDGVKLTPPIAESLPVHGFDAGKNTYEAPSTNPDSVQVEVDPASDRLQLLAPFEPWDGYDFTDLVVLLKADGKCTTDHISPAGSWLRFRGHLDNISDNMFIGAANVFAQEAGKGVNVLTGEKEVGLSSIARDYKAKGQSWVSIGDENYGEGSSREHAAMEPRFLGIKAVIVRSFARIHETNLKKQGVLPMTFADPADYDKIRFDDRISIKGITLLKPGTQLSVELTHSDGTTEMFPVNHSMSEQQIEWFKAGSALNMIAAQKKD